A stretch of the Leptospira kirschneri serovar Cynopteri str. 3522 CT genome encodes the following:
- a CDS encoding TonB-dependent receptor plug domain-containing protein has protein sequence MEEYYGFLRKLWLGKIVSISLNFRFVFLYLYLKNILPRFPIWFIRKVSIFNIRHFKNWSPFLILRLNHFYSCLFIFGILFFYSTLFAQKPIRVEVVILDETGNHAVSNTPVVFQEIGKYLITSGEGSIKVNFPAPGSYNLRIMTSEKVFKKNISVEHDGEKKFIFIRKPTPGEINVYGEKDLESLSRYTLQQEEIQRLPGAQNDALKAIQTLPGITAVPPIGLSSSSFNNLVNSVGNSNPYSNSERGFLVMRGGGTLANGYYLDGFPMSYPYHLGDQSSVLNNNIIKSFNVYSGAFPVQFGFATGGIIDIKTPDTVAKTSSVLNLNTFLSDVYHQNKISENLYAIVSARKSYPNLTLLKLYPDGIPQDAKYADYEDYQAKFNWKPGTNHTFNVLLFGARDKQKYTKAQDDFENSKNEFFGLQGAASGRPPVGLDRLFRTSGFRYTYNNKSWLETSISISNNYFKEFFEVDFKNPLTAEQIFELQNVTTQNISFLENNTKINLIERHLTFRFGGQLRDKMIQLQGEDIKSSNSTFLDFFNSLLDSNRQFRALIEGDSIHTREIAAFAEMEFKIGGFSFLPGYRHDYYDKAHEKKDSFRGRAEYEILKTATKFLAGTGEHYNAPLQIEQFSSRSGNPNLKMEHSIHSSGGIEQRVSSDYLIKVEGFHNQYSNLVTPDSFVQDPYQPNNEKRDIVNHPDDVQDNPLIVRNMNYSNSRDGYSRGVELFLKANQGAARRFFGWISYTNSVSKRNNHQPQLTDDEENQRTRDNRGHRLQYQVHEGGNYLNYYDDGKWELLVDNDKLLLYDYDRTHILNIVFAWKFGQSWQIGSKYTYLTNVPITPIVDSSKASGLASTGINLYNPTYSEYYNSGRWPDFHQLDIRIDRFMNYQWGYVNTYVELINFFGNRNQISQTYNNFSPYSKSAFTNPLTGFTTPSNPTPVYNSNYIESTAIAGKVKYYPFISIGMQIRF, from the coding sequence ATGGAAGAATACTATGGATTTCTACGTAAGTTATGGTTGGGTAAAATCGTTTCTATTTCACTTAACTTTCGTTTCGTTTTTTTATATTTATATCTCAAAAATATTCTGCCGCGATTTCCAATCTGGTTTATTAGAAAAGTAAGTATTTTTAATATACGGCATTTTAAAAATTGGTCTCCTTTTTTAATTTTGCGTCTCAATCATTTTTATAGCTGTCTTTTTATTTTTGGGATTTTGTTTTTTTATTCTACTTTGTTTGCTCAAAAACCCATTCGGGTAGAAGTGGTCATTTTAGATGAAACTGGAAATCACGCGGTTTCTAACACTCCGGTCGTATTTCAAGAAATTGGTAAGTATCTGATTACAAGTGGAGAAGGTTCTATCAAGGTGAACTTTCCTGCTCCCGGTTCTTACAATTTAAGAATTATGACTTCGGAAAAGGTTTTTAAAAAAAACATTTCCGTAGAACACGACGGCGAGAAAAAATTTATTTTTATTCGAAAACCCACTCCTGGGGAAATTAATGTTTATGGTGAAAAAGATTTAGAATCTCTTTCTAGATACACTCTTCAACAAGAGGAAATTCAAAGATTACCCGGAGCCCAGAACGACGCCCTCAAAGCGATTCAGACTCTTCCTGGAATTACGGCGGTTCCTCCGATTGGACTTTCTTCCTCTTCGTTTAACAATTTAGTTAACAGTGTGGGGAACTCTAATCCGTATTCCAACAGTGAACGTGGGTTTTTGGTGATGAGAGGCGGCGGAACCTTAGCGAACGGTTATTATCTTGACGGCTTTCCTATGTCTTATCCGTATCACTTGGGAGATCAATCTTCTGTATTAAATAATAATATTATAAAATCTTTTAACGTTTATTCCGGGGCTTTTCCCGTTCAGTTCGGTTTTGCGACCGGTGGTATTATAGACATTAAAACTCCGGATACGGTGGCTAAAACTTCTTCTGTTTTAAACTTAAACACGTTTCTTTCTGACGTTTATCATCAAAATAAGATTTCCGAAAATTTATATGCGATTGTTTCCGCTAGAAAGTCGTATCCGAACTTGACTCTTTTGAAATTATATCCGGACGGTATCCCTCAAGACGCTAAATATGCGGATTACGAAGACTATCAAGCTAAGTTCAATTGGAAACCTGGAACTAATCATACCTTTAACGTTTTGTTATTTGGTGCCAGGGACAAACAGAAATATACAAAAGCTCAAGACGATTTTGAAAACAGTAAAAATGAATTTTTTGGTCTGCAAGGAGCGGCTTCGGGTCGTCCTCCCGTGGGTCTGGATCGATTGTTTAGAACGAGCGGCTTTAGATACACTTACAATAATAAATCTTGGTTGGAAACTTCCATTTCCATTTCGAATAATTACTTTAAGGAATTTTTTGAAGTAGATTTTAAAAATCCTCTGACTGCAGAACAGATTTTTGAACTTCAGAATGTTACGACTCAAAACATTAGTTTTTTGGAAAACAATACTAAGATCAATTTGATTGAAAGACATCTAACGTTCCGATTTGGTGGTCAACTTAGAGATAAGATGATTCAACTTCAAGGTGAGGACATTAAATCTTCGAACTCTACGTTTCTGGATTTTTTTAACAGTTTGTTGGATTCTAATCGTCAGTTTAGGGCTTTGATCGAAGGGGATTCTATCCACACAAGAGAAATTGCAGCTTTTGCGGAAATGGAGTTTAAGATAGGAGGTTTCAGTTTTCTTCCCGGATATAGACACGATTATTATGATAAGGCACATGAAAAGAAAGATTCTTTTCGAGGTAGGGCTGAGTACGAAATTCTTAAGACCGCTACAAAATTTTTGGCCGGAACGGGCGAACACTATAACGCTCCGCTTCAGATTGAACAGTTTTCTTCTAGATCCGGTAACCCTAATTTAAAGATGGAACATTCGATTCATTCTTCCGGTGGTATTGAACAAAGGGTTTCTTCCGATTATCTGATCAAAGTGGAAGGTTTTCATAATCAATATTCTAATCTTGTGACCCCGGATTCGTTCGTTCAAGATCCGTATCAACCTAACAACGAAAAACGAGATATCGTCAATCATCCTGACGACGTTCAAGATAATCCTTTGATCGTTAGAAATATGAATTATTCCAATTCTAGAGACGGATATTCTAGGGGTGTGGAGTTGTTTTTAAAAGCCAATCAAGGCGCCGCACGCAGGTTTTTCGGTTGGATTTCGTATACCAATTCGGTTTCGAAAAGAAACAATCATCAACCTCAACTTACAGACGACGAGGAAAATCAAAGAACCAGAGATAATAGAGGCCACAGGCTTCAGTATCAGGTTCACGAAGGCGGTAATTATCTCAATTATTATGACGATGGTAAATGGGAACTTCTAGTAGACAACGACAAACTTTTGTTATACGACTACGATCGAACTCATATTTTGAACATTGTTTTTGCCTGGAAATTCGGTCAGAGTTGGCAGATCGGTAGCAAGTATACGTATCTCACTAACGTTCCGATTACTCCTATCGTGGATTCTTCTAAGGCTTCGGGGCTTGCTTCTACAGGTATCAATCTTTATAATCCAACTTATTCAGAATATTATAATTCTGGTAGATGGCCGGATTTTCATCAATTGGATATTCGGATCGACCGTTTTATGAACTATCAATGGGGTTATGTAAATACTTATGTTGAATTGATTAATTTTTTTGGTAATAGAAATCAGATTAGTCAAACATACAATAACTTTAGTCCTTATTCGAAAAGCGCTTTTACCAATCCTTTGACCGGATTTACAACTCCCAGTAATCCCACCCCAGTTTATAATTCTAATTATATCGAATCTACCGCGATCGCTGGAAAGGTTAAATATTATCCTTTTATCAGTATAGGAATGCAGATTCGATTTTGA
- a CDS encoding DUF4132 domain-containing protein, whose translation MKHYLTFSEGTSNKFWQIETEGNTFTVTYGKIGTSGQIQTKTFDTEEKCLKEVQKLLSEKLKKGYQSSGKETVGTTTTSSKPTQTQSVSKAKTPSTNENEAASKTSSENGTTAQSSSQSENHAATTHSKSSINKIEEKKLKEPIAKTLGLSNEDLKIPSNIVPVHPKEEPKPFDLKTRIEQLSSLKKGYDWWTVDWTDQNIPLFMSKQEAHFWFLALTCMEVLHGYEEKKTKQTIQKLQNFLNSQTIDGNLTLEKAMNLLERQEDTWKEKRITPPSYISLPFYHLFGLEKVIHFLATYNHPEVMKQEDSTNRSYYEGFSRLLPILDESERKLCKELIKPHLKQKEIEYENIISPFLIALDLGMKDELLPIVEFWKSREPSIRYSYSEYRKNIIFLFQDSETVKRQMRKIGHLLKSIEELKRWIAITQYSGLEWVALSVKAVFNDYNNEKYKEMLKLFLAIKAPEVAKPLLYLYALPKLAAETKNWFIECPYFAIEGLVPAVLDEDKKISELAIEILQSLFARGYGEIILQEKAKHSAEIQAKIKNEILENSTFTAEPFDDSNTPAWLSDAIKTISKGKAISWVVPEELPPILIQKKKLSPSQVAAVLTELKEKGLEESSILLKSLKEHSESTSLDNFVWKLFELWISLGAPSKDKWAFTALGKLGGDRIALKLTPMIKVWPGESQHQRAVLGLEILKMIGSDTALMQLNGIAQKVKFKGLKDMANTFMESIAKKKGLRKSELEDRVVPDCGLDENGKREFNFGPRKFHFVFGPDMKPMIKDEDGKIKDDLPKPNSKDDSDLANASVEEWKLMKKQIREIGKIHLHRMEQAMVTGRRWKVEEWEMLIAKHPLMTHIAKTLLWWVCFPDRNQPIEVFRLTEEKDYADIHDNSLNLQGGAYIGIVHPLLLTQEEKKSWGQLFSDYEIIPPFSQIVRPIYVLSAEDKNKEEIPGFTDQKVKAEQLVFGLEKMGWSRGAAGDGGGIDEHSIQFLADDVTAVIRYDGDDLSYGNIGGQDLDLEEAYFVKGLREPSFSEGRETKLTLEEINPVAFSETLHSLLQVSGFSYPASNENSLKEARETLLKNLQTQEKKEEVFDEVDYTEIYNGFSAAWKKFISNDHQITRSKNHKNISKITKMYIRSSDKITSIQELKFFTKLEELTINGPVTDSSLLSELKNLKKIELDDWNLKDLNVLNSCINLEKVELRNIKGFETDFDCSELLNESKATIHLNLSGTEFERFPISVTKFQNLTSLSLRDCKLSEIPESIGNLKRLIDLHLSSNKLTTLPASLGTLEQLVELYIDTNSFTTIPDAVLSLKNLKNLSVRWNQISTLPNEIENLTSLEDLNLHANQLSSLPTTIQNLSSLTRIGLSKNQFSEFPEPILYLKNLKYLNIEENRIPKLPETIRNLSNLKSLNISETWIESLPQSIENLTQLETIYLPKAKFRDIPDFLTNIQSLKIIKFESEDYNKLKKWCEFEYSKYINLLHGKKYPEAANKIKLLFSQKSADFLTLHQWEVKLKISESYYRKAETFATVVYALATILKDEEIYSIASQMTGDQYIHPVLPFNQACYFAVTGQKEPMLQSIRKSVKLGTKADEFTKEKDFASYLKDPDFLEAIRKN comes from the coding sequence ATGAAACACTATCTCACTTTCAGCGAAGGAACTTCCAATAAATTCTGGCAAATAGAAACAGAAGGAAACACATTCACAGTCACTTACGGCAAAATTGGAACAAGCGGACAAATACAAACTAAAACCTTTGATACCGAAGAAAAATGTCTAAAAGAAGTACAAAAACTTTTGAGCGAAAAGTTAAAGAAAGGGTATCAAAGTTCTGGAAAAGAAACCGTCGGAACAACTACAACTTCTTCCAAACCGACTCAGACTCAATCAGTTTCAAAAGCCAAAACTCCAAGCACAAATGAAAATGAAGCCGCGTCTAAAACATCTTCGGAAAACGGGACAACGGCCCAATCGTCCAGCCAATCAGAAAACCACGCAGCAACTACACATTCAAAAAGCAGCATAAATAAAATTGAAGAAAAAAAATTAAAAGAACCAATCGCAAAAACATTAGGACTTTCTAATGAAGATCTTAAAATCCCTTCCAACATCGTTCCGGTTCATCCAAAAGAAGAACCAAAACCTTTTGATCTCAAAACAAGGATAGAACAACTTTCCTCTTTAAAAAAAGGATACGATTGGTGGACGGTAGATTGGACAGACCAAAACATTCCTTTGTTTATGAGTAAACAAGAAGCCCATTTCTGGTTTTTAGCTCTGACTTGTATGGAAGTTCTACATGGATATGAAGAAAAGAAAACAAAACAAACCATCCAAAAACTTCAAAATTTCCTAAATTCTCAAACGATAGACGGAAACCTAACTCTTGAAAAAGCGATGAATCTTTTAGAACGACAAGAAGATACCTGGAAAGAAAAAAGAATCACTCCTCCATCTTATATCTCACTTCCTTTTTATCATTTATTTGGATTAGAAAAAGTAATACATTTCTTGGCAACCTACAATCATCCTGAAGTAATGAAACAAGAGGATTCTACCAATAGAAGTTACTACGAAGGGTTCTCGCGTCTATTGCCTATCTTGGACGAATCAGAAAGAAAACTTTGTAAAGAACTGATCAAACCTCATTTAAAACAAAAAGAAATAGAATACGAAAATATAATCTCTCCTTTTTTAATCGCCTTGGATCTAGGAATGAAAGACGAGTTATTGCCGATCGTAGAATTCTGGAAATCAAGAGAACCTTCTATAAGATATAGTTATTCCGAATATAGAAAAAATATTATATTCTTATTTCAAGATTCTGAAACAGTAAAACGGCAAATGCGTAAAATCGGACATTTGCTCAAGTCAATCGAAGAGTTAAAACGTTGGATTGCAATTACCCAATATTCCGGTTTGGAATGGGTAGCTCTATCCGTCAAAGCGGTGTTTAACGACTATAATAACGAAAAATATAAAGAAATGCTAAAGTTGTTTTTAGCAATCAAGGCGCCCGAAGTAGCAAAACCGCTTTTGTATCTTTATGCACTTCCTAAATTGGCTGCCGAAACCAAAAATTGGTTTATAGAATGTCCTTATTTTGCAATCGAAGGACTCGTTCCAGCCGTGTTAGACGAAGATAAAAAAATCTCCGAACTGGCAATCGAAATTCTACAATCCTTGTTCGCCAGAGGATATGGAGAAATCATCCTACAAGAAAAGGCAAAACATTCAGCGGAAATCCAGGCAAAAATCAAAAATGAAATATTAGAAAATTCTACTTTTACGGCGGAACCTTTTGACGACTCCAATACTCCTGCATGGCTTTCGGATGCGATTAAAACAATATCCAAAGGAAAAGCGATCTCTTGGGTAGTCCCGGAAGAACTACCACCGATTTTAATTCAAAAGAAAAAATTATCTCCTTCTCAAGTAGCCGCAGTATTAACCGAGCTAAAAGAAAAAGGACTCGAAGAGAGTTCTATTCTATTAAAAAGTTTAAAAGAACACTCAGAAAGCACAAGCCTAGACAATTTCGTCTGGAAATTATTTGAACTCTGGATTTCTCTAGGCGCACCCAGCAAAGACAAATGGGCGTTTACCGCCTTAGGAAAGTTAGGCGGAGATAGAATCGCTCTCAAACTGACTCCTATGATCAAAGTATGGCCTGGAGAATCCCAACACCAACGAGCGGTTTTAGGTTTAGAAATTTTAAAAATGATCGGTTCGGATACGGCTCTAATGCAGCTAAACGGAATCGCACAAAAAGTGAAGTTCAAAGGCCTAAAAGATATGGCGAACACATTTATGGAATCCATCGCCAAGAAAAAAGGGCTTAGAAAATCCGAATTAGAAGATCGAGTGGTTCCGGATTGTGGTTTAGACGAAAACGGCAAAAGGGAATTTAACTTTGGTCCACGAAAATTCCATTTTGTGTTTGGTCCGGATATGAAACCAATGATCAAGGACGAAGACGGAAAAATCAAAGACGATCTTCCCAAACCAAATTCAAAAGACGATTCAGACCTGGCAAACGCTTCTGTAGAAGAATGGAAGTTGATGAAAAAACAGATCCGAGAAATCGGCAAAATCCACCTACATAGAATGGAACAGGCAATGGTCACCGGAAGAAGATGGAAAGTAGAAGAATGGGAAATGCTCATCGCCAAACACCCGTTAATGACACATATCGCCAAAACCCTACTTTGGTGGGTATGTTTTCCCGATCGGAATCAACCGATCGAAGTATTTCGACTAACGGAAGAAAAAGACTACGCGGACATACATGATAATTCCTTAAACCTCCAAGGAGGAGCTTATATAGGAATCGTACATCCTCTGTTGCTGACCCAAGAAGAAAAAAAATCCTGGGGACAATTGTTCAGCGATTATGAAATCATTCCTCCGTTTTCTCAAATTGTAAGACCGATATACGTCCTTTCTGCGGAAGATAAAAACAAAGAGGAAATACCAGGATTTACAGATCAAAAAGTAAAAGCGGAACAGTTAGTATTTGGACTCGAAAAAATGGGTTGGTCCAGAGGAGCGGCGGGAGACGGAGGAGGAATCGACGAACACTCCATACAATTTCTTGCAGATGATGTAACAGCGGTTATACGATACGACGGAGACGACCTTTCCTACGGAAACATAGGCGGTCAGGATTTGGATTTAGAAGAAGCTTATTTTGTAAAAGGTTTAAGAGAACCTTCTTTTTCCGAAGGAAGGGAAACAAAACTAACGTTAGAAGAAATCAATCCCGTAGCTTTCAGCGAAACCCTACATAGTCTATTACAAGTTTCCGGGTTTTCTTACCCAGCATCTAACGAAAATAGTTTGAAAGAAGCCAGAGAAACCTTACTCAAAAATCTACAAACACAGGAAAAGAAAGAAGAAGTATTCGATGAAGTCGATTATACGGAAATATACAACGGATTTTCGGCCGCTTGGAAAAAATTTATTTCCAATGATCACCAAATCACAAGATCCAAAAATCACAAAAACATCTCTAAAATCACGAAAATGTACATAAGAAGTTCCGATAAAATCACTTCTATCCAAGAACTTAAGTTTTTTACTAAATTAGAAGAACTAACAATTAACGGGCCGGTAACAGACTCTTCTTTATTATCGGAATTAAAAAATCTAAAAAAAATCGAGCTTGATGATTGGAACCTAAAAGATCTAAACGTTCTAAACTCTTGCATAAACTTAGAAAAAGTAGAACTTAGAAATATTAAAGGTTTTGAAACTGATTTTGATTGTAGCGAATTGTTAAACGAATCCAAAGCGACGATTCATTTAAATCTATCCGGAACCGAATTCGAACGTTTTCCAATTTCAGTGACCAAGTTTCAAAACCTAACTTCCCTTTCTTTGAGAGACTGTAAACTTTCGGAAATTCCAGAAAGTATAGGCAATCTAAAACGACTCATCGATCTGCACTTGAGTAGCAATAAACTGACCACACTGCCTGCGAGTTTAGGAACCTTAGAACAACTGGTTGAACTCTATATAGATACAAATTCGTTTACTACGATCCCGGATGCGGTGTTGTCTCTTAAAAATCTCAAAAATCTTTCGGTACGATGGAATCAGATTTCAACTTTACCAAATGAAATCGAAAATCTTACATCTCTGGAAGATCTAAATCTACACGCTAATCAACTTTCCAGTCTTCCAACAACAATTCAAAATCTAAGTTCTTTAACTAGGATCGGCTTATCAAAAAATCAGTTTTCAGAATTTCCGGAGCCGATTCTATATTTAAAAAATTTAAAATATCTAAACATCGAAGAAAATCGAATACCTAAGTTACCAGAAACGATCAGAAATTTAAGTAATTTAAAATCTCTAAATATAAGTGAGACTTGGATAGAATCTTTGCCGCAAAGTATCGAAAATCTGACTCAGTTAGAAACTATCTACTTGCCAAAAGCCAAATTCAGAGACATTCCCGATTTCCTAACAAATATACAATCTCTTAAAATAATCAAATTTGAAAGCGAGGACTACAATAAACTCAAAAAATGGTGCGAATTTGAATATTCAAAATATATAAACCTTCTACACGGAAAAAAATATCCAGAGGCGGCCAATAAGATTAAACTTTTATTCTCACAAAAAAGTGCGGACTTTTTAACTCTCCATCAGTGGGAAGTAAAACTAAAAATCTCTGAAAGTTATTACCGTAAGGCTGAGACCTTCGCAACCGTCGTATACGCATTAGCCACAATTCTAAAGGACGAGGAAATCTATTCCATTGCGTCCCAAATGACGGGGGACCAATACATCCATCCAGTTCTTCCTTTCAACCAAGCCTGTTACTTTGCGGTGACCGGCCAAAAGGAACCTATGCTTCAATCGATTCGAAAATCTGTCAAATTGGGTACAAAAGCGGATGAATTTACGAAGGAAAAGGATTTCGCCTCCTACTTAAAAGATCCAGACTTTTTGGAGGCAATCCGTAAAAACTAA
- a CDS encoding leucine-rich repeat domain-containing protein: MTKTYHNLQDALDNPLDVLILEMSMSTGVSMGLHELDSLPRVIGLFQNLEKLNLVGNQLTSLPKEIGRLQKLRVLNLAHNQLTSLPKEMELLQNLEILNLDDNEFTSFPKETRQLQKLRILNLAGNQLTSLPKEMELLQNLERLDLAGNRFKILPKEMELLQNLEALNLGHNQFTSFPKEIRRQQNLKWLYLSRNQLKTLSKEIVELQNLQSLHLDGNQLSSIPKEIGQLQNLFELNLQNNKLKTLPKEIGLLQNLQVLRLYSNPFSFKEKQEIQKLLPNCEIDFDSKDESE, translated from the coding sequence ATGACAAAAACGTATCATAATTTGCAGGATGCTCTTGATAACCCTTTGGACGTTTTAATTCTTGAAATGAGTATGAGTACGGGTGTGAGTATGGGTTTGCATGAACTCGATTCTCTCCCGAGAGTAATCGGATTATTTCAAAATTTAGAAAAATTGAATTTAGTTGGTAATCAACTTACTTCTCTTCCAAAGGAGATTGGACGACTTCAAAAATTACGTGTATTAAACTTAGCTCATAATCAACTTACATCCCTTCCGAAAGAAATGGAATTACTTCAAAATTTAGAAATATTGAATTTAGATGATAATGAATTTACGTCTTTTCCGAAAGAGACAAGACAACTTCAAAAGTTACGTATATTAAATTTGGCTGGTAATCAGCTTACTTCTCTTCCGAAAGAAATGGAACTACTTCAAAATTTAGAAAGATTGGATTTAGCTGGTAATCGATTTAAGATTCTTCCGAAGGAAATGGAGCTACTTCAAAATTTAGAAGCATTGAATTTAGGTCATAATCAATTTACGTCTTTTCCGAAAGAGATTAGGCGACAACAAAATCTAAAATGGTTGTATTTGAGTAGAAACCAGCTCAAGACCCTTTCGAAAGAAATCGTAGAACTTCAAAATTTACAATCACTCCATTTAGATGGTAATCAACTTTCATCTATTCCGAAAGAGATTGGACAACTTCAGAATTTATTTGAATTAAATCTACAAAACAATAAACTCAAAACTCTTCCCAAAGAAATCGGGCTACTTCAAAATTTACAAGTACTGCGGTTGTATTCGAATCCTTTCTCATTTAAAGAAAAACAGGAAATTCAAAAGTTACTTCCTAACTGTGAAATCGATTTTGATAGTAAAGATGAAAGCGAATAA